The DNA region AATTATGGTAGTGAGCAATCATCGACCAGTAATACCGATACATTACTCTGTATCGCTTAAAGTTTAGAGCAAAATCTTGAAAGTGCTTATAGAAAAGTTTTCCTACTTTATCAGTCATCAATCTTATTTACTTCGATAGTTTGAAACATAGCAATCGCAGGGAACAATGGCGATAAGATTCTTTCTAGAAAAGATACCACACCAAAACTCCAACCCGGAACAAGAGATTTATAGGATAAACCACCCGTTAATAAATAGCGAAATGGAGTGTGTAATGTTATGCTTCTCAATTTTAAACTTTCGAATTTAGATTGAAAGATATGTAAATCTCTATTAAATATTATCCACGGAAGAGCACCGTTTGCATCTGTCATCGGGCCCATTGAACTAAATTTCCAATCCGCGTTTTCATCGAATAGTTCATGATGAACATTCTTATAGACCAATCTAGAAAAGATGGTATTCGCTGGTTCTACTAAAACGAGTTTCCCTTTGGGTTTTAATACTCGCTGTACTTCGTTGAAAAACTGTTCACAATCTGGAATATGATGCAATACATTAACCATAAAAATAGAATCTAATGTGGCGTCTTCAAAAGGCATCTTCTCCGCCATAAAGCACATATCTACTTCTTCAATATCCATTATATCGGAAGTAATGATACTAGGCATAATAGTTTTCAAGAAACCTCCTCCTGAACCAATTTCAAGATGCTTGGTATCTTCTTCAACAGTTATTCTCTTGATATAATGACTATACCACTCTTCGTGCAATTTTTTCAGAAATGGCTTCGCTAAAATTATTTCGCGATGTACAAGTGAGGCATCTGGCGAATCGAGATTAAGAATATCTGACTCCTTGAACATTGTAAATTAATTTTTCAATGGAGTGAAGGAGAAATCAAATCTTCACTTTAATAATTAGCATAGAATGCCCGAATCTTTCCAGCTAGTTGATCATATATAGGTTTTGTAAACTCTATAAACAGATCCTGTGGCAGTGGCGGGTTAAGTTGCTTTAAACCAAGTATTTTTTTCTGTTCTTTACTTAGAGCTCTTTCATCTCCATTAAAATATCCCCATTCACAGAACCAATTGTAAGTACCAGGAAACTTTTCCTGTGTTAGTACTACATCTGTATTAGGATCGATTATTTTAAAATCGAGTAATCCAGTGGAAATAACCGTTTTTTTAGAAGTATGCAAGGTGGCCTTTACTGTTGCATAAGCTGGATGTACAGTTCCGTTTGGAAGTTTAACTTCAGAAACCACCACACTATCTTTAGAAATTTCCTTCTCTGTTTCCTTTATGTGAGTTTGCCCAACAATAAAATCATCAAATCTTATTTTAATAAGATGATTTACAACTTCTATTCCCTGAGTTTTTGCCTCTTTAGGTGAATAGAACTTTACAAATTCATTAACCGGCAATGTGTGTATTAGCTCGCTAATCTTGTTTTCAAAGAATTCATTGCTAATCTCCATAGACTTTGAAACTTTAGGGAGAGGATCTAATACTACTTTAAGAGTAGCATAAAATTTAGAGTCCGCCATCTTATTAATAACGTCTTTGTATCCAGGTTTAAGGCTATTTGCTTTTTTATAATGTAAATAAGCTTGCTTTGCTCTATTTCTATCAAGCTTGTTCTCTAATTCTTTTTCGGCCAATGCATATCTCACTTCCGCCGCTTTCTCTACTGCTCCATCATACTCAGCGGTGTATCGCACTGCCTGAACAAAGTTCAGGCAAGCAGGACATCTGTTTATCTCATCATACTGGCGATTCATAGCCTTGTACTCTGCCATTACTTTTTCCCATTTATACACATCACCAGATGATTTAAATTGGGCTATTCGTCCTTCATGCCATCCTTTAGCAGCTGGATATGCTTGCGACAGAGCGTCAATAGCCTTCTTATTCTCACCATTCTTTCTAAGTTTCTTCACAGCTTTCAGAACGGCCGCATCATAATTTCCACTTTGATAGGATTTTTGACTACTGTTACATGAAAACAATAGAAACAACGCTACAATGGGCAATACAATAATTCTTCTCATCATTAAATAATTTATCACGGATCGAAGATAGGAAAACAAATTGTGTGCCATATAAATATTCACTTAATCTATATTACAAATGATTCAATATCTCTCCTAAATAAGGGAATCTTATAATAATTAGATGATTGAAATAAAAAAATCGAACACTTTTAATCTTTGCTCGTAGAACGATCACAATTGTATTGAATAAAAATCTACATACATATAACAATAATTCATTTCGATTTGAATGGATTTAGAGTAAAGAATTTTTACATTTGAGCAACTAGCATGCATAAAACAAACACAAACTATACACTTTAAAGAGTTACCGCTTTAATTAACAGCAAAGTAACACACTAGAGCA from Flavobacteriales bacterium includes:
- a CDS encoding class I SAM-dependent methyltransferase; protein product: MFKESDILNLDSPDASLVHREIILAKPFLKKLHEEWYSHYIKRITVEEDTKHLEIGSGGGFLKTIMPSIITSDIMDIEEVDMCFMAEKMPFEDATLDSIFMVNVLHHIPDCEQFFNEVQRVLKPKGKLVLVEPANTIFSRLVYKNVHHELFDENADWKFSSMGPMTDANGALPWIIFNRDLHIFQSKFESLKLRSITLHTPFRYLLTGGLSYKSLVPGWSFGVVSFLERILSPLFPAIAMFQTIEVNKIDD